Proteins found in one Gordonia sp. PDNC005 genomic segment:
- a CDS encoding SAM-dependent methyltransferase → MTVYFIGAGPGAADLITVRGAQRLAECQTCLYAGSLVPRELLDRLPDGAATIDTATMPLERIVAEIAKAHAAGHDVARLHSGDLSLYSALTEQLSRLRALDIPYELVPGVPAFAAAAAAIDAELTVPGVGQSLLITRVSTLSTDMPPGEDLATLGRSGVTLALHLAAHRTEQIVEDLTEPYGADCPTATVAFASRNDQRVVRAPLNELPTALAAAGITKTAVIFIGRALDGAAHPDLVDSYLYSQARMTKLRTDG, encoded by the coding sequence GTGACCGTCTACTTCATCGGTGCCGGCCCCGGCGCGGCCGACCTGATCACGGTCCGCGGTGCGCAGCGCCTCGCCGAGTGCCAGACCTGCCTCTACGCTGGTTCCCTCGTGCCGAGAGAACTGTTGGATCGCCTGCCCGACGGTGCCGCCACGATCGACACGGCGACGATGCCGTTGGAGCGGATCGTCGCCGAGATCGCGAAGGCTCACGCCGCGGGACACGACGTCGCACGTCTCCATTCGGGCGACCTTTCGCTGTACTCGGCTTTGACTGAACAGCTCAGCCGTCTCCGCGCGCTCGACATCCCGTACGAACTCGTGCCGGGTGTGCCAGCGTTCGCAGCAGCAGCGGCCGCGATCGACGCCGAGTTGACTGTGCCCGGCGTCGGCCAGAGCCTTCTGATCACGCGAGTCTCGACCCTGTCGACCGACATGCCTCCGGGCGAGGACCTGGCGACCCTCGGACGCAGCGGCGTGACGCTCGCCCTCCACCTGGCGGCTCATCGCACCGAGCAGATCGTGGAGGACCTCACCGAGCCCTACGGGGCGGACTGTCCGACGGCGACCGTCGCGTTCGCATCGCGAAACGATCAGAGGGTGGTCCGCGCACCGCTCAACGAGCTCCCCACGGCGCTCGCAGCAGCCGGCATCACCAAGACGGCGGTGATCTTCATCGGACGTGCACTCGACGGCGCCGCACATCCAGACCTCGTGGACAGCTACCTGTACTCGCAGGCACGCATGACCAAGCTGCGCACCGATGGCTGA
- a CDS encoding cobalt-precorrin-6A reductase produces the protein MADVLILGGTGEARALAKALVDDGVDVLSSLAGRVASPRLPVGAVRIGGFGGRRGLAEFMRDNGVRAVVDATHPFAARITPNAHAAAADEGVPHLRLTRPEWVERPGDDWTRVPTIDAAAAVVGGRRVFLTTGRQDVSAFADVADSWFLIRVVDPPERTLPPHHEVLRSRGPYSLDGELDLMRRHRIEVVVTKNSGGSLTSAKLAAARELGLPVIVVDRPGESDGIQRVCTVDEAVEWLQAQL, from the coding sequence ATGGCTGATGTGCTGATCCTCGGCGGAACCGGTGAGGCTCGAGCTCTCGCGAAGGCTCTCGTCGACGACGGTGTCGACGTCCTGAGTTCACTCGCAGGACGCGTCGCATCGCCGCGGCTGCCCGTCGGCGCGGTACGCATCGGCGGCTTCGGTGGGCGGCGTGGCCTCGCGGAGTTCATGCGGGACAACGGCGTTCGTGCCGTGGTCGACGCGACGCACCCGTTCGCTGCGCGGATCACGCCTAACGCGCACGCGGCCGCGGCCGACGAGGGTGTACCCCACCTTCGACTCACCCGACCCGAATGGGTCGAACGGCCGGGCGACGACTGGACGAGGGTCCCGACAATCGACGCCGCCGCCGCTGTCGTGGGCGGGCGCCGCGTCTTCCTCACCACCGGCCGTCAGGACGTGTCGGCGTTCGCCGACGTCGCGGATTCGTGGTTTCTGATTCGGGTGGTCGATCCCCCCGAGCGCACACTGCCGCCACACCATGAGGTGCTGCGCTCGCGCGGGCCTTACTCGCTGGACGGCGAACTCGACCTGATGCGTCGGCATCGGATCGAGGTCGTGGTCACGAAGAACAGCGGCGGATCGTTGACCTCGGCGAAGCTGGCCGCCGCCCGCGAACTCGGATTGCCGGTGATCGTCGTCGATCGCCCCGGAGAATCTGACGGCATCCAGCGCGTCTGTACAGTCGACGAGGCTGTGGAATGGCTGCAGGCTCAGCTGTAG
- a CDS encoding precorrin-2 C(20)-methyltransferase: MNGKLWGVGLGPGDSELVTVKAARIIGEADVIAFHCARHGNSIALSVAQPYLREGQIHERLMYPLTVETTDHPGGYAGAMADFYTESAARLAEHLDAGRTVVVLAEGDPLFYSSYMHMHKRLVERFDAEIIPGVTSVSAASAAVGIPLVEGEETLTVLPGTAEPGELIAHMRSGKALAIMKLGRTFVKVRDALASAGRLDEAWYVERASTERQRVERAVDVDPESVPYFSLIVVPGGRNNPYAGQSGARAGEVVVVGLGPGPVEQTTPQVAAEIAAATDLVGYTTYLRRIAPRPGQRVHASDNRVEAERAEFALDLAARGARVAVVSSGDPGVFAMASAVSEVAAEPRWHNVAVRVVPGVSAAHAVAAAAGAPLGHDFAVISLSNLLKPDAVIEDRLRHAIAADLAVAIYNPASSKRTEQILRLKELLTESVPADRVIIQGRDVGGPGEKVTVTTAAGFDPSTVDMRTLLIIGSSTTTAVSRTAGDLVFTPRHYS; the protein is encoded by the coding sequence TTCGATCGCCCTGTCGGTCGCGCAGCCGTACTTGCGTGAAGGCCAGATCCACGAGCGTCTCATGTACCCGCTCACGGTCGAGACCACCGACCATCCCGGCGGATACGCCGGCGCGATGGCCGACTTCTACACCGAGAGCGCGGCGCGTCTGGCCGAACATCTGGATGCGGGGCGGACTGTTGTTGTCCTCGCCGAGGGCGACCCACTCTTCTACAGCTCGTACATGCACATGCACAAACGTCTCGTCGAGCGCTTCGACGCGGAGATCATTCCGGGTGTCACATCGGTGAGCGCGGCGTCGGCGGCGGTCGGTATCCCACTCGTTGAGGGCGAGGAGACGCTCACCGTGCTCCCGGGCACCGCCGAGCCCGGCGAATTGATCGCGCACATGCGCTCGGGCAAGGCGCTGGCGATCATGAAACTGGGACGCACGTTCGTGAAGGTCCGTGACGCCCTCGCGTCGGCGGGCAGGCTCGACGAGGCCTGGTATGTCGAACGCGCATCAACCGAGCGGCAGCGTGTTGAGCGTGCGGTCGACGTCGATCCCGAATCCGTCCCGTACTTCTCTCTGATCGTTGTTCCGGGTGGACGCAACAACCCCTACGCGGGACAGTCGGGTGCGCGTGCCGGTGAAGTGGTTGTGGTGGGACTCGGGCCGGGCCCCGTCGAGCAGACGACGCCGCAGGTCGCCGCGGAGATCGCCGCGGCGACCGACCTCGTGGGGTACACGACGTACCTTCGTCGGATCGCACCTCGGCCGGGTCAGCGGGTGCACGCCAGCGACAACCGGGTGGAGGCCGAGCGGGCCGAGTTCGCTCTGGACCTCGCCGCCCGAGGGGCACGGGTGGCCGTCGTGTCGTCCGGTGACCCCGGGGTGTTCGCGATGGCCTCGGCCGTCAGCGAAGTGGCGGCCGAACCGCGGTGGCACAACGTCGCAGTACGGGTCGTGCCGGGAGTGAGCGCAGCTCATGCAGTCGCCGCCGCCGCCGGTGCTCCACTCGGTCACGACTTCGCGGTGATCTCGTTGTCGAACCTACTCAAACCGGATGCCGTCATCGAAGACCGGCTGCGGCATGCGATTGCGGCGGATCTCGCGGTCGCGATCTACAACCCGGCGTCGTCGAAGCGGACCGAGCAGATCCTTCGCCTGAAGGAACTTCTGACGGAATCAGTCCCGGCCGATCGGGTGATCATCCAAGGGCGCGACGTCGGCGGACCCGGCGAGAAGGTCACCGTCACCACGGCCGCCGGTTTCGACCCGTCAACCGTCGACATGCGCACTCTGTTGATCATCGGTTCGTCAACGACCACCGCGGTCTCTCGAACAGCCGGCGACTTGGTGTTCACACCGCGTCACTACAGCTGA